A region of Anguilla anguilla isolate fAngAng1 chromosome 18, fAngAng1.pri, whole genome shotgun sequence DNA encodes the following proteins:
- the LOC118218361 gene encoding centrosomal protein of 170 kDa-like isoform X2: protein MSLTSWFLVSSGGTRHRLPREMIFVGRDDCELMLQSRSVDKQHAVINYEAASDQHKVKDLGSLNGTFVNDVRIQEQMYFTLKMDDKLRFGYDTNLFTVVRGELQVPEEALKHEKFTSQLQLSKKQSKVDSPKPAKPPVATPPESKAVEGASEGPSKPADTHKGEDKMAGDLSTVHRGTPLYGQPSWWGDEDADDENSFKQETKSSSKKQENSGAGSMEAQRCENSKDDGLYSLGSEPSYFEIPAKEVQKAESSIHEVPTKDTEGVAVAPATAVALAASAPGHASFTIEFDNTSPGKVTIKDHVAKFTPDPRPRPRKSSLQGGAGLSTLQAAIMASESKVADWLAQNEPPLARRDAAKQGGESVQSDVGVQLRRLKGSKHVDGTQSDSENGAGLRLGRKPALEERLQAGPGRAGQGVARGREGAGPVSRKAFMIEFFDEANPRKRRSYSFSQTAPLLGEGPSPTPPSRRAPGDCAMGGVSADVASALAAVAPTASRLLLKQRSEDPSGSGRAPTSVGQQAAPADLPKSAPRPPVEKEHEDDHSDKGTYTIELEKPSHEEEEARRMIDKVFGVEGNRDSARTGRPEHLQEGAEAKPPGCSATEILPEDLVALGSSSWVSQWASLAANHTRTDPEGSGGEATALVLEKDADVSGSGQSAVCSSGHTERRRRALPQLPGEERPQLGRGPCSIGEKQDTEPQEKDRPPRPGHRGGAGAVATAGTQAKQTPALPSRPPAWEKRGEEEEKKPLVRQGSFTVEKPSAHVPQELIPRIAQGPAPPARQRSDSGGSLDTVALLRDTEAVMAFLEARLRDEGEPTPPGPADRPPPAADAASSQAARDAERKSAPKRRTLSSLHKEKSAATPSSTAREHLERRARPRPSESREPRNPAHPGPRSRRPSLDLTDDDPASSLPHSAFSSDQETGSARSHGRGPLTSSSARVPLSKPESGSALRPRPTRTSLLRRARLGEASDTDLADADRASVASEVSTTSSTSRQPAGRKAPSRIDLLAQPRRTRPGSLSARSDSEATLARGSASTRLSAETALRLGLRSGSAADAKPPARLRANSVTKLPDAKAKPTSSAHSASAAPGRWRRLPPEYASTSEDEFGSNRNAPKPGRLRPGSTLRGARLGGSTPALPGSPGGVALRHHRMRDQEEYIRDWTSHSEEIARLFPCVRRISQDLAKDLAILAREIHDVAGEIDSVGSSGTAPSTTVSTAATTPGSAIDTREELVDRVFDESLNFRKIPPIVLTKAPEINGRPAELRLHPPDAREAQTALRRRTWNREEAVLDSLLLTSVSQLSVKIRQSMDKTAGKIRILFKDKDRNWDEIESKLQSESDMPLLKTSNKEISSILLELKRVEKQLQVINVMVDPDGTLEALTSPTLPKHSTSTGPQGPLSRNGTAQAPLTSTPAGETERDPCLRLGRLHPSGEESSASCK from the exons ATGAGCCTGACGTCCTGGTTCCTGGTGAGCAGCGGGGGCACCCGGCACCGCCTGCCCCGCGAGATGATCTTCGTGGGGAGAGACGACTGCGAGCTCATGCTGCAG TCCAGGAGTGTGGATAAGCAGCATGCCGTCATCAACTATGAGGCAGCCAGCGACCAGCACAAAGTGAAGGACTTGGGGAGCCTTAATGGG acGTTTGTGAACGACGTCAGAATCCAGGAGCAGATGTACTTCACTCTGAAGATGGACGATAAGCTGAGGTTTGGATATG ATACCAACCTGTTCACCGTGGTGCGGGGAGAGCTGCAGGTCCCAGAGGAGGCGCTGAAG CACGAGAAATTCACCAGCCAGCTCCAGCTGAGCAAGAAGCAGTCCAAAGTGGACTCGCCTAAACCAGCCAAGCCACCTGTGGCCACACCCCCTGAGAGCAAGGCTGTGGAGGGGGCCAGCGAGGGGCCGtctaaacctgcagacacccACAAGGGGGAGGACAAGATGGCAG GGGACTTATCAACGGTGCATCGGGGGACGCCTCTGTACGGGCAGCCATCTTGGTGGGGGGATGAAGACGCTGACGATGAGAATTCCttcaaacaggaaacaaaatcaTCCAGCAAGAAGCAAGAGAATAGTGGAGCAG gcagcaTGGAGGCCCAGCGATGTGAGAACTCCAAGGATGACGGGCTCTACAGTCTGGGCTCTGAGCCCAGCTACTTTGAAATCCCCGCCAAAGAGGTGCAGAAGGCAGAGAGCAGCATCCACGAGGTCCCCACCAAGGACACCGAGGGCGTGGCCGTCGCCCCGGCAACTGCCGTAGCGCTGGCCGCCAGCGCTCCCGGCCACGCCTCTTTCACCATCGAGTTTGACAACACCTCCCCCGGGAAGGTCACCATAAAGGACCACGTGGCCAAGTTcacccccgacccccgaccccgccccagGAAGTCGTCcctgcagggcggggcggggctgagcaCGCTGCAGGCCGCCATCATGGCCTCGGAGAGCAAGGTGGCCGACTGGCTGGCCCAGAACGAGCCGCCGCTGGCCCGCCGGGATGCCGCCAAGCAGGGCGGCGAGAGCGTCCAGAGCGACGTGGGGGTGCAGCTGAGGCGGCTCAAAG gcAGTAAGCATGTGGACGGGACGCAGAGCGACTCAGAGAACGGGGCGGGGCTCCGCTTGGGCAGGAAGCCAGCGCTGGAGGAGCGGCTGCAGGCGGGCCCAGgtcgggcggggcagggcgtggccaggggccgggagggggcgggcccTGTCAGCAGGAAGGCCTTCATGATCGAGTTTTTTGACGAGGCCAATCCCCGGAAGAGGAGGTCTTACTCCTTCTCTCAGACGGCGCCTctgttgggggaggggccgagccccacgcccccctcccgccgCGCCCCCGGCGACTGCGCCATGGGCGGGGTCTCCGCAGATGTGGCCTCCGCCCTGGCCGCCGTCGCCCCCACCGCCTCCCGCCTGCTCCTCAAGCAGAGGTCCGAAGACCCCTCCGGGTCGGGACGGGCCCCCACCAGCGTGGGGCAGCAGGCGGCCCCTGCCGACCTGCCCAAatctgccccccgcccccctgtggaGAAGGAGCACGAGGATGACCACAGTGACAAGGGCACCTACACCATCGAGCTGGAGAAGCCCAGccacgaggaggaggaggctcgCCGCATGATCGATAAG GTGTTTGGGGTGGAGGGGAACCGGGACTCTGCCAGAACGGGACGTCCTGAGCACCTGCAGGAAGGAGCAGAGGCTAAACCGCCTGGCTGTAGTGCAACAGAG ATTCTTCCGGAAGACTTGGTTGCCCTGGGCAGCTCTTCCTGGGTCTCCCAGTGGGCCAGTTTAGCTGCCAATCACACAAGGACTGACCCTGAAGGTTCAGGGGGGGAGGCCACGGCCTTGGTCCTAGAGAAAG ACGCTGATGTCAGCGGGTCAGGCCAGTCTGCTGTATGCTCCAGCGGGCATACGGAGCGCAGGAGGAGGGCCCTGCCGCAGCTGCCGGGCGAGGAGAGGCCCCAGCTGGGCCGGGGCCCCTGCAGCATCGGGGAGAAGCAGGACACCGAGCCCCAGGAGAAGGACCGGCCTCCCCGGCCCGGGCACAGGGGGGGCGCCGGCGCCGTGGCGACCGCGGGGACGCAGGCGAAGCAGACCCCCGCGCTGCCGTCCAGGCCCCCCGCCTGGGAGaagcggggggaggaggaggagaagaagcccCTGGTTCGGCAGGGCAGCTTCACGGTGGAGAAGCCCTCCGCCCACGTGCCCCAGGAGCTGATCCCGCGCAtcgcccagggccccgcccccccggcccgccaGCGCAGCGACTCGGGGGGCAGCCTGGACACCGTGGCCCTGCTCCGGGACACCGAGGCCGTCATGGCCTTCCTGGAGGCCCGGCTGCGGGACGAGGGCGAGCCGACCCCCCCAGGGCCCGCggaccgcccccctcccgccgcGGACGCCGCGTCGAGCCAGGCGGCGCGGGACGCCGAGCGCAAGAGCGCCCCCAAGAGGCGCACGCTCAGTAGCCTGCACAAGGAGAAGAGCGCCGCCACGCCCAGCTCCACCGCCCGCGAGCACCTGGAGAGGAgggccaggccccgcccctccgagAGCCGGGAGCCCcgtaaccccgcccaccccggcCCCCGCTCCCGCCGGCCCTCGCTGGACCTGACGGACGACGACCCGGCCTCGTCCCTCCCCCACTCCGCCTTCTCCTCCGACCAGGAGACGGGCTCCGCCCGCTCGCACGGGCGCGGCCCGCTCACTTCCTCCTCCGCCCGCGTCCCGCTCTCCAAACCGGAGTCGGGCTCCGCCCTGcggccccgccccacccgcACCTCCCTCCTGCGGCGGGCGCGGCTGGGCGAGGCCTCGGACACGGACCTGGCGGACGCCGACCGGGCGTCGGTGGCCTCGGAGGTGTCCACCACCAGCTCCACGTCCCGGCAGCCGGCCGGCCGCAAGGCGCCGTCGCGCATCGACCTGCTGGCGCAGCCGCGCCGGACCCGGCCGGGCTCGCTGTCGGCCCGCAGCGACTCGGAGGCCACGCTCGCCCGGGGCTCCGCCTCCACCCGCCTCTCCGCCGAGACCGCCCTGCGCCTGGGGCTCCGCTCCGGCTCCGCCGCCGACGCCAAGCCGCCGGCCCGCCTGCGGGCCAACAGCGTCACCAAGCTGCCCGACGCCAAGGCCAAGCCCACGTCCTCTGCGCACAGCGCCTCCGCAG CCCCTGGCCGATGGCGGCGCCTGCCCCCAGAGTACGCCTCCACGTCCGAGGACGAGTTTGGCTCCAATCGCAACGCCCCAAAACCGGGCCGTCTGCGCCCCGGAAGCACCCTGCGGGGGGCCCGTCTGGGAGGCTccacccctgccctgcccgGCAGCCCTGGGGGCGTGGCGCTCCGACACCATCGCATGAGGGACCAGGAGGAGTACATCCGGGACTGGACCTCCCACAGTGAGGAGATCGCCAG GTTATTTCCCTGTGTGCGCAGGATCAGTCAGGACCTGGCGAAGGATCTGGCGATTTTGGCGCGCGAGATCCACGACGTGGCGGGCGAGATCGACTCGGTCGGCTCCTCCGGCACCGCGCCCAGCACCACAGTAAGCACCGCTGCGACCACGCCCGGATCCGCCATCGACACCCGCGAAGAG CTGGTGGACCGCGTGTTTGACGAAAGCCTGAACTTCAGGAAGATCCCGCCCATCGTGCTGACCAAAGCCCCCGAGATCAACGGCCGGCCGGCTGagctccgcctccacccccccgacGCCCGCGAAGCCCAGACCGCCTTGCGCCGCCGAACCTGGAACCGGGAGGAG GCTGTGTTGGACAGTTTGCTGCTGACGTCAGTTTCCCAGCTCTCTGTAAAAATCCGCCAATCTATGGACAAAACAGCGGGCAAAATAAG GATATTGTTTAAGGACAAAGACCGGAACTGGGATGAAATCGAAAGCAAGCTCCAGTCCGAGAGTGACATGCCGCTTCTCAAAACATCCAACAAG GAGATCTCCTCCATTCTGCTGGAGCTGAAGAGGGTGGAGAAGCAGCTTCAGG TAATCAACGTCATGGTGGATCCGGACGGCACTCTGGAGGCCCTGACGAGCCCCACCCTGCCCAAACACAGCACCAGCAccggcccccaggggcccctcTCGAGGAATGGCACGGCACAGGCCCCCCTGACCTCCACCCCCGCCGGGGAGACGGAACGGGACCCCTGTCTCAGACTGGGCCGCCTGCACCCGAGCGGAGAGGAGAGCTCTGCCTCTTGCAAGTGA